CAGTATGTTCATCTTTCTGAAGATGTTGAAACTGCAACCTTAGTAGGAAAAAGGAAAGACAATCATCCCATTATTTTGATGGTAGATATTAGAAAAGATCGAGAGAAAAATATTAAGTTCTATTTAGGAAATGAAAAAGTTTGGTTAGCAGATAAGATTCCTAGTGAATTTATCGCAATTTATAAGAATTGATTTAGTCTATTTTGCTAGATTCTGAGGGCAAGAAAAGAACTTTTTGAGGAACAAGTCTTCTTTAGGATTATATATTTCAATGAACCATGTTACCTGGCCTGGAGTAAGTGAAGAGAAAATACAGATGGAGAATAACCAATAATAGAGACCTCACATTTGAGGTCTCTTTTGTTGATTTAAATTAAAAATTATTATTTAAGGGGATGCTATTTTGCAACTCTTACTTCACATATACATAAGCTTCACTTGCAGTTACATAGTATGTTTTGCCCTTGCTATTTTGTACTTTGTACTGTGGTGATCCATTAACAGTTACCTTTTCATCGATTGTAAATCCTAATCCTGCATCTACAGTTCCAACAAACACCACGTAACATTACAAGGGTTACGTGGTATGCAAACTATGATATATTAAATTTTCACTGATTGTTCTTCTTGATAGATAATTTCACCATCAATAATAGTTGTTTCTACTTTTAAATCTTTAATTTGGTTTGGGTTGACACTTAAAATGCTGTCATTTAATATAACTAAATCCGCCAACTTTCCAACCTCTATGCTTCCTTTTATCTCTTCTTCAAAACTCGCATAAGCACCATTCCAGGTGTATAGTTTAATAGCTTCCATTACGCTTATAGATTGATTAGCACCAAACTCCATTCCAGACTGGCTTTTTCTATTGACAGCAACATGAATTCCTAATAAAGGATTATAGTCAGTAACTGGCGCATCCGATCCACCTGCTGCCATGATGCCACGATCAATAAAATCACGAACAGCGTACATGTGATTAACACGATCACCATAGTGTTGGACATATATCTCTCCGAATTCATATGGAAATGGAGGATTTGGAATAGGAACCACCTCGAGTTTTTTCATTCTCTCTTGTAAATCTGGTGAAGAAATTCCCGCGTGCTCAATCCGATGACGGTGGTTTTTTCTTGGTGATTCCTCCAACGCCTTTTCTACACAATTTAAATACATTTCAATGGCTTTATCACCTTGTGCATGTACAGTGATTTGATATCCTTTTTTATGTGCTTCACCTAGAACCTGGTAGATTTCTTCCTCACTATAATAAAGAATGCCATAATTGTTAGAGTCACTGGAGTACGACTCACGGGTTGCAATTGTAGGCCCGGTGCTACTTCCATCTGTAAACAATTTAGCTGGTCCAACTTTGAATCTCTCATCTCCGGTACCAGTTACCACACCAGCTTCGACCATTTTATTAACAAATTCATGGGAGTTATTTAACTGACATATCATTGCATATATTCGGACACGAATATCCTTACTCTTCACAGCTTGTTGTAGTAAACGGTAACTCTCAGGGCCATATCCACCTGCCTCATGTATACTTGTTATGCCCGCTGCAACGAAATGATCTGATGCAATTTTCACAGCCTTCATCAGTTCACTTTCTGTATAACTTGCAACCTCGCTCATCCCCATATTTGCTGCTTCAATTAACTTTCCTGTAAGCCCTCCTGCCTGATTCTTTTCAATAACTCCCCCATTAGAATCCGGTGTGTTCTCGTTAATTTGCGCAATTTCTAATGCTTTGCTGTTCACCACACTTATATGGCTGCAAGTACGGGATACAATAATCGGGTGTTCAACTGAAATTTCATCCAGCTCAGCGATTGTTGGATAACGCTTTTCCTTCACAGCGGTTTCATTAAAGCCCCAAGCACGTATCCATTCACCTTTAGGCGTTTCTAAGGCTTTCTTTTTCAGGTCATCTAACAAAGCCTCGATAGAATCAATATGTTCAGCTTTACAACTTACCGCCAACTGATTCACCCCATGAGAAATGAGGTGAATATGAGAATCAATGAATCCAGGAAGAAGCGTTTTTCCTTGCAGGTCAATTACATCCGTTTTTTCTCCTATAAAACTCTTAACCTCCTGATTTGAACCAACAACTACGATACGATTATCTTTTATTGCTACAGCTTCGACTACTGTATTCTTTTGGTCTACTGTAATAACTTCTCCATTTATCAATACAACATCAACTTTCATAAACTCAGCCCTTTCGGAATTACTCTTTTAGAGTGATTCGTTCAGTATTTAAAGCTATATCTCTCGATATGCTATTCCGCTTTTTAACAAGATTTATCAATAATTAGTTAAAGTTGAGATAAACATTCTTTAATTGTTTTAACAATAAAAGTAAAGTCTTCTTCTGTGATGCTTAATGGAGGAGCAAGCTGCAAAATATTATTGTAACCTGCAACAGTGTCACCATTTTTACCAATAATTAGACCTTTTTCTTTACAAGCATTGATGACTTTGTTCACCTTTTCAATGGCAGCCGGTTCTTTTATTTGCTTATCTTCCACTAGTTCAATACCTAAAAGAAGGCCTTTTCCGCGAACATCTCCTACGTTTGGATGCTCTTTTACATCCTCTAGTTCATATAGCAGTCGTTCACCCAATTCTTTGGAACGTTCAATGAGTTTTTCATTCTCCATAATTTCTAAATTCTTCAAAGCCAAGGCACAAGCAGCAGGATTTCCTCCGAACGTATTCACATGGCGGAAGCGATCATAATCTTCACTGCCTATGTATGCCTCATAAACCTCTCGTCTGACTGCTGTTGCTGACAAAGGAAGATACGCACTTGTAATACCTTTTGCCATTGTAATGATATCTGGTTTGACGCCATAGTTCATAAATCCAAACGGCTTCCCTGTCCGGCCAAATCCACATATAACTTCATCACAAATGAGCAACGCACCATGCTTCTCGCAAATTTCTTTTACTTTTGCCATATATCCATCAGGAGGCATTAAAATTCCGCCCCCGGTAATAATTGGCTCCATAATCACGCCGGCTACTGTTTGGCTTAACTCCCATGTCATGACACGATCGATTTCATCAGCACTTGCCAGTGTATGAACATCATCTGGATTGCGATACGTATCAGGCGGTGCTACATGCAGAAATCCTTGCCCCAATGGTTCATATTTGTACTTTCGTTGTGCTTGCCCTGTTGCTGCAAGAGCCCCATTGAATTACCGTGGTAAGCACGATAGCGTGAAATAAACTTATAGCGTCCATGATCACCTTTTTGCTGATGATATTGACGAGCAATTTTAAACGCTGTTTCATTCGCTTCCGATCCACTGTTAGAAAAGAAAATGACGTATTCGTCACCAAGCCATTCATTCAATTTTTCTGCTAATTTAATGGCAGGAACATGACTTTGTGTCAGAGGGAAGTACGGCATTTCTTCAAGCTGTTCAAAAGCCGCTCTTGCAAGCTCTTTTCGACCATACCCAACATTCACGCACCAAAGACCGGACATACCGTCTAAATAACGGTTTCCATCAATATCCGTCACCCATGCCCCTTCTGCTTTTGTGATAATTAAATTCGTTGGACTAGGGGCTGCTCCTCTCATTGCATGCCAAAGGTACTTTTCATCTGCTTTTTGCAAATTTTGTGTTTGTTCTGTCGTTTGCACAATCACCAACTCCATTCTATCCTTTTATGATTTTACATCACTCTTTCAATAACGAGCCGTAAGCTTCTTTATAACTTTTTCCGTTTTCCAGGGTAACGAGTTTAGCTAACTCTTCCCAGTTTTCAATCAATAGCTGTTGATAGCGAAATAGAATACGAGCACGCCGAGGCACAGCGACCCTTCTCCATGTTTTGAATGCTTCTTTAGCAGTTGCTACAGCTCTATCTAAGTTTTCTTTAGTCGAAAGCGGCACACGAGCAATGATTTCTCCTGTTGCTGGATTTGGTACATCTTCAACCTGTTTACTTGTTTGTGGATTCGATCCATTGTCCGCCAATATAATTTTTCAACGTTTGTACATTTTTCGTTACTACCATAGTGAAACCTCCTATTTTAAGATAACCGTCCTATGTATTTATTGCATCCGCAAAAGAAAGCGCATTCATATGACGGTATGTAAACTTATTTGCATAAATTTCACTACATTTCGTCAACATTACTTGAGAGAACAATATCGGCTTTTTGGTTCATTAGGCTTTATCTCCATTTCGCTTTACTATTCTGAATTTCTTATCCATTAAATACGCAGGAGCAGTCGTCTGCTTAGCATTTGCCCACTTCTCATTTCACATTATTTCAGATTGATCTCATGGTTCATTTTATAATTCTTTTTCAAAAATACTGGACAATCCCATTCACAGACAAGGTCCTTAGCCAAGGAAACGACCCAGTCCTTTGTAATATGATACTTTTTTCCATCAACAGTAATAAACACTTCACCGTCTGTCACATAGAAAACTTCCTGTTCTTCTAGATGCCACGTTCCTTTATCTGGTTCGCCTACCCATAGTTCCCACGTGTCAACACCTAGTTGTTGTGCTTCTTCTGCTGTAAGTTTTTTCGCAAAAAACATGATACTCCTCTCTCTTTCTTATTGGTAATTTTGAAGGAATAGGTTCTATAAACGTACTGTCTTACTATTTGTATCTTTTAAACGTTTGAGCTCTTTTTTCATAAAGTATATGGCAATGAGAACGCCTGGAATTTCTGCAGCGGGACCTGTGTACCATATACCTTCTACACCCCAGAATTTCGGGAAAATAAATAGAAACGGTACCATGAACAACAGTATTTTGCTAACACTAATAAACGTTGCGGACCAGTTTCTCTCTTGTGATTCGAAATAACCTGAGATAAGCAAGCTGACTGCATTAAGCGTAAACAAAGAATTGAATACAACTGTCGTCCAAATACCCAGTTTCTGCAATTCAGGATTACCACCGGAAAAAAATGACACAATTGGATCTGCAAAAATGATTAGTATGGCTGTCACAATCACAAAGAAGGCAACCGTAAAAATGAGTCCCATCTTAATTGCTTGTTTAACACGATCAAGGTTGCCCGCACCGTAATTATAACTAATGATCGGTTGAAGTCCTGTCATCCCACCGAGCGCTGCTAAGGCAAGCAGATTTGTAATGTAACCGTTTTGAATCGTGAAAGCGGCAACGTGCAGCCCACCACCGTAGCTTTGCAGTAAGTTGTTGAAGAAAATAATTGCAATAAACATCATGAACTGACTCGAGAAAGATGCAAAGCCCGTCCAAGCCACTTCACCGATCGTCTTGAGATTAATCATCATATCTTTCATTTTTGGCTTAAGTTTTGTTTTACCAAACCAGAAATAAAAGATTAGGAAAACAGGGATCGATTGCGAAATCATATTGGCCCATGAGGAACCCATCATCCCCATGTCATACTTCGTTACCATAATCCATTCTGTAATCCCAGCAACAACTGCTGCGACTAACCAACTGTTCATTGATAATACAGGTTTTTCATCGATATTGGTTAAAATACTTAATACAACGGCCAATATCGTTAATGGCAATGAAATCCATAGCAGACGGCTATATTGTACCGCATATGGAAGCGCTTCATTACTTGCTCCGAATAAGGTCATAATATTATTTTCAAAGACCACTCCAAGTACAGCTAACAAAATGGAGAGGAAAAGAGTAAACCATAAAGTTTGTCCCATAATACCTCTAGCTTCTTCGATCTTCCCTTTTCCAAGTCGAAGTGAAATGACCGCTCCGGCTCCCACACCCAAAAGAACGCCAAGCATACGGGTAATAACCATGACCGTAAATCCAATTCCGATCCCTTCGATTTCCAGCTCCTGAAAGCCACTGACGAAATACCCATCGACAACCGCTACAACTCCTAGAATCACGTTAGCCATAATTCCTGCCAAAGCAAACCGTAAATATAGTAACGGAATACTTTTGGTTCCCAGCACTGAATCATACGCCGGCTTATTCATTACTTCTAGTTGCTCTATCTTCGATAACGGACGGTTGTCTACTATTTTCATGAGCATGTCCCCTTATAAATAATTTATATAGCAAGTTAAGCTCAATTAATTCGCATACCAACCTACAGGCTGGGCATGCTGGTGGATATTGATTTGCTTCGTTTCCATAAAGTGCTCCAGCCCAGCAGCACCTAACGCTCTGCCGATTCCACTTTGCTTATACCCTCCCCAAGGACCTTCAACATAAGCGAGATGATAACTATTAATCCAAGTAATTCCCGCACGCAATTTACTAATGACACGTTTTGCTCGATCCATATCTTCAGTAAATACAGCACCGGCTAATCCATAAATGGAATCATTCGCTTTTTGGATGGCATCTTCCTCATCTTTAAATTTCTGTACAACAAGGACTGGACCAAAAATCTCTTCCTTAACAATACGCATATTCGCATTTACATCAGCAAAGATCGTTGGCGCAATAAAAAATCCTCGATCAAGCCCATTTTCTATTAAGCGCTTACCACCACAAACTAATTTTGCACCTTCTTCGATTCCGCTCTTGATGTAATGTAAAACTTCATTCATATGAGGCTCGTGTGTGAGGGCTCCCATTTCAATGTTCTCGCTTTCCCCGTTGCCAACTACAATTTTGCTTGCACGCTCGGCCAATCTTTCAACAAACTTATCGTAAATGGTCTCTTGTACAAACAAACGAGATGCAGCTGAACAAACTTGCCCAGCATTGTGGAAAATACCAAACATCGCATTCTCGACTGCAGTTTCAAAATCCACATCGTCGAACACAATAAGTGGAGATTTACCACCCAGTTCAAGTGTGATTTTTTTCATATTGCCCGCAGCTGCGCGCATAATGCTTTGACCTGTTTTTGTTCCACCGGTAAAGGCGATCTTGTCAACATCATGGCTCTCGGCAAGCTCATTCCCAACCTTTGATCCAGGTCCCAATACCAAGTTTGCCACTCCGTCCGGAAGTCCAATCTCTTCGATAATTTCAAAAAGTTTGAATGCGCTTACGGGAGTGCCATCAGCAGGCTTAAGTACAATTGTATTCCCTGCGGCGAGTGCAGGAGCAATTTGCCAAACAGCTAACATAAGCGGGAAGTTCCAAGGTACAATAAGTCCACAAACACCAATCGGTTCATGAATAATAATTGTTTCCGAAGAATCAGCACGAGTGTAAGATTCCTTTTTCATGCCTTTGATCAAGTCAGCATAATAGCGGAAGCATTGAATCGATACCGGAATATCCACATAAGTGGTTGCACGAATAACCTTACCGTTATTTGCAGTTTCCAAGCGTGCAATTTCAGCTGCCTTCTCTTCAAGACGGTCTGCAATCTTATAGAGATAGTCAGCTCTTTCATCAGCCGATAAATCCGACCAGATTCCGCTGTCAAACGCTTTACGAGCCGCCTTGATTGCTATCTTCGCATCGTCTGCTGATCCATAAGCAGACGTTGCGATCACCTCTCCGGTTGCAGGATTGATAATGTTTCGTCTAGCACCGGATAACGCTTCTATCCATTTCCCGTCAATGAACATGTTAATTTTCATAAAACAACTCTCCTTTACGCAATAATATCTAACAGTTTGAAACCAATATGTGCTAGATTGACCAGCATCGTTTTCTGATTATAGAACGGGAATGATTTGAGGCGTTCCTTTTCAAATCGATATCCACCTGCACTCCCCGTAACGATCCATTGTGCCAATAACTTACCAAACAATGTTGAGAGAGACGCACCG
This sequence is a window from Bacillus pseudomycoides DSM 12442. Protein-coding genes within it:
- a CDS encoding MATE family efflux transporter, which produces MKIVDNRPLSKIEQLEVMNKPAYDSVLGTKSIPLLYLRFALAGIMANVILGVVAVVDGYFVSGFQELEIEGIGIGFTVMVITRMLGVLLGVGAGAVISLRLGKGKIEEARGIMGQTLWFTLFLSILLAVLGVVFENNIMTLFGASNEALPYAVQYSRLLWISLPLTILAVVLSILTNIDEKPVLSMNSWLVAAVVAGITEWIMVTKYDMGMMGSSWANMISQSIPVFLIFYFWFGKTKLKPKMKDMMINLKTIGEVAWTGFASFSSQFMMFIAIIFFNNLLQSYGGGLHVAAFTIQNGYITNLLALAALGGMTGLQPIISYNYGAGNLDRVKQAIKMGLIFTVAFFVIVTAILIIFADPIVSFFSGGNPELQKLGIWTTVVFNSLFTLNAVSLLISGYFESQERNWSATFISVSKILLFMVPFLFIFPKFWGVEGIWYTGPAAEIPGVLIAIYFMKKELKRLKDTNSKTVRL
- a CDS encoding aldehyde dehydrogenase family protein, producing the protein MKINMFIDGKWIEALSGARRNIINPATGEVIATSAYGSADDAKIAIKAARKAFDSGIWSDLSADERADYLYKIADRLEEKAAEIARLETANNGKVIRATTYVDIPVSIQCFRYYADLIKGMKKESYTRADSSETIIIHEPIGVCGLIVPWNFPLMLAVWQIAPALAAGNTIVLKPADGTPVSAFKLFEIIEEIGLPDGVANLVLGPGSKVGNELAESHDVDKIAFTGGTKTGQSIMRAAAGNMKKITLELGGKSPLIVFDDVDFETAVENAMFGIFHNAGQVCSAASRLFVQETIYDKFVERLAERASKIVVGNGESENIEMGALTHEPHMNEVLHYIKSGIEEGAKLVCGGKRLIENGLDRGFFIAPTIFADVNANMRIVKEEIFGPVLVVQKFKDEEDAIQKANDSIYGLAGAVFTEDMDRAKRVISKLRAGITWINSYHLAYVEGPWGGYKQSGIGRALGAAGLEHFMETKQINIHQHAQPVGWYAN
- a CDS encoding amidohydrolase, whose product is MKVDVVLINGEVITVDQKNTVVEAVAIKDNRIVVVGSNQEVKSFIGEKTDVIDLQGKTLLPGFIDSHIHLISHGVNQLAVSCKAEHIDSIEALLDDLKKKALETPKGEWIRAWGFNETAVKEKRYPTIAELDEISVEHPIIVSRTCSHISVVNSKALEIAQINENTPDSNGGVIEKNQAGGLTGKLIEAANMGMSEVASYTESELMKAVKIASDHFVAAGITSIHEAGGYGPESYRLLQQAVKSKDIRVRIYAMICQLNNSHEFVNKMVEAGVVTGTGDERFKVGPAKLFTDGSSTGPTIATRESYSSDSNNYGILYYSEEEIYQVLGEAHKKGYQITVHAQGDKAIEMYLNCVEKALEESPRKNHRHRIEHAGISSPDLQERMKKLEVVPIPNPPFPYEFGEIYVQHYGDRVNHMYAVRDFIDRGIMAAGGSDAPVTDYNPLLGIHVAVNRKSQSGMEFGANQSISVMEAIKLYTWNGAYASFEEEIKGSIEVGKLADLVILNDSILSVNPNQIKDLKVETTIIDGEIIYQEEQSVKI
- a CDS encoding cupin domain-containing protein — encoded protein: MFFAKKLTAEEAQQLGVDTWELWVGEPDKGTWHLEEQEVFYVTDGEVFITVDGKKYHITKDWVVSLAKDLVCEWDCPVFLKKNYKMNHEINLK